Proteins from a genomic interval of uncultured Desulfuromusa sp.:
- the dctP gene encoding TRAP transporter substrate-binding protein DctP has translation MKKLLVLLMAAMILSSGIAFAGAYTGPAVTAKIASEEIEGDFMTVWAKKFADHMKDWSDGKIVFEVYPYGTLGATGDINELAQMGVVQCVFSDYAWISAFVPQAQVLALNYIFPTEQVPQTLDWMMKNGDFMPLMTKHFADNGLVPASIMFEGWQWLSTKEPVKSLSDFKGTKIRVMGSKLLVEDYKSYGASPTPMSYGEVYSGLQMGLIDGQVNPLFAIYSMKFYEVQNHLTQLKSEPFLGIPAFNKDFFDGLTKEAQAEIIKFWQDAIIPAGEWIIERNQHDGEMMKKEKPSLQFHTLDDAAVAEFKAQAETVYPKYVEIGGKGSQKMLDTLLKDIAEAKAALGVK, from the coding sequence GTGAAAAAGTTACTGGTATTGTTAATGGCAGCAATGATTCTTTCGTCCGGTATTGCATTTGCTGGTGCTTACACCGGCCCCGCGGTGACGGCAAAGATCGCATCCGAAGAAATCGAAGGTGATTTCATGACGGTCTGGGCTAAAAAATTCGCAGACCACATGAAAGATTGGTCAGACGGCAAGATCGTCTTTGAAGTCTATCCCTACGGAACTCTGGGGGCAACCGGCGACATCAACGAGCTGGCCCAGATGGGTGTTGTTCAGTGCGTATTCTCCGACTATGCCTGGATCAGTGCTTTTGTTCCCCAGGCTCAGGTTCTCGCCCTGAACTATATTTTCCCGACAGAGCAAGTTCCTCAGACTCTGGACTGGATGATGAAAAACGGTGATTTCATGCCGCTCATGACCAAGCACTTTGCCGACAACGGCCTGGTCCCTGCTTCCATCATGTTCGAAGGCTGGCAGTGGTTGTCAACAAAAGAGCCCGTCAAATCCCTTAGCGACTTCAAAGGGACAAAAATTCGGGTCATGGGATCCAAGCTTCTGGTGGAAGACTACAAATCCTACGGTGCATCTCCAACTCCAATGAGTTATGGCGAAGTCTACAGTGGCCTGCAGATGGGTCTGATCGATGGCCAGGTCAACCCGCTGTTCGCGATTTACAGCATGAAATTCTACGAAGTTCAAAACCATCTCACCCAGCTCAAAAGTGAACCATTCCTGGGCATTCCAGCCTTCAATAAGGACTTCTTCGATGGTTTGACCAAAGAAGCCCAGGCTGAAATTATCAAATTCTGGCAGGATGCCATCATCCCGGCCGGCGAGTGGATCATCGAAAGAAATCAGCATGACGGCGAAATGATGAAGAAGGAAAAACCTTCTCTCCAGTTCCACACCCTTGACGATGCAGCCGTGGCTGAGTTCAAAGCACAAGCCGAAACCGTTTATCCAAAATATGTTGAGATCGGTGGCAAAGGTTCTCAGAAAATGCTCGACACCCTGCTCAAAGACATTGCCGAAGCTAAAGCAGCTCTCGGTGTAAAATAA
- a CDS encoding TRAP transporter small permease codes for MSDTHPEPQKTSIIEKMNPEAYANTSKMSLFQKINHYSGLIINGIEVSIMVFCVAALAVLLIVNVVARTFFQSLYFADEISMFLVLIITFVGVSYGVRKARHIRMGAFLDAMPPKMEKVFIIAISLISAVVLGIMTWASWKYLLNAFDRGHMSQALRLPKWAFYVIIPAGFGLASIQYLRTIIKNLTEDEPWQSPDQQSEYEDEEIGGV; via the coding sequence ATGTCAGATACGCACCCAGAACCACAAAAAACGTCTATCATCGAGAAGATGAATCCGGAAGCATACGCAAACACCAGCAAGATGAGCTTATTCCAAAAAATAAATCACTATAGCGGCCTGATCATCAACGGGATTGAAGTATCGATTATGGTTTTTTGTGTGGCTGCGCTCGCTGTCTTGCTGATTGTTAACGTGGTCGCCAGAACTTTTTTTCAGAGCCTCTATTTCGCTGATGAAATTTCAATGTTTCTGGTTCTGATTATTACTTTCGTCGGCGTCAGCTACGGAGTCAGGAAAGCTCGACATATCCGCATGGGTGCGTTCCTCGACGCAATGCCGCCAAAAATGGAAAAAGTTTTCATCATTGCTATCTCGCTGATCAGTGCAGTGGTTCTCGGCATCATGACCTGGGCCTCATGGAAGTACCTGCTCAACGCTTTTGACCGCGGTCATATGAGTCAGGCTCTGCGACTTCCCAAATGGGCTTTTTACGTCATCATTCCCGCCGGGTTCGGTCTGGCATCAATTCAATACTTGCGGACGATCATCAAAAACCTGACCGAGGACGAACCCTGGCAATCGCCGGATCAGCAAAGTGAATATGAAGATGAAGAGATAGGAGGAGTGTAA
- a CDS encoding TRAP transporter large permease, producing the protein MGIFGISLASMLLIGFPFMVTLLGSIMLYLFLFMPDMAPKMLLIVVQQVITGVTPPALVCVPMFILSASIITSGESAGRLIHMLKVFVGHLPGGLPITTCASCTTFGAVSGSTQATVAAIGGTMRPMLLDAGYKSSFTLGLIINASDIAFLIPPSIGFIVYGVATSTSIGTLFIAGILPGLLILVMFSAYCYFYSKVKKIPTLPKASWVERKQAIKDGLPVLGFPTIIIGGIYSGIFNPTEAAAASVVYAIILESLIYKAITFPRLVDSFLQTGVITGVVFILVGAGQAFSFLIGFLQLPAKLLPPLFGPDPSRLWVIAIIVVVYFVACMFVDPIVAIFVLSPIFQPYVVSAGVDPILLGVLVTLQAAIGSATPPFGCDIFTAQLIFRRPYLEVIGHALPFLLILILATVLLVAFPQIALFLPNMALGG; encoded by the coding sequence ATGGGAATTTTCGGAATCAGCCTTGCATCAATGCTGCTCATAGGGTTCCCTTTCATGGTGACCCTGCTTGGCTCTATCATGCTCTACCTGTTCCTCTTCATGCCCGACATGGCTCCGAAGATGCTTCTTATTGTGGTACAGCAGGTCATTACCGGTGTCACTCCACCAGCTTTGGTCTGCGTCCCGATGTTTATCCTTTCAGCCAGTATCATCACCTCAGGTGAATCGGCCGGACGCCTGATCCACATGCTCAAGGTTTTCGTCGGACACCTCCCCGGGGGGTTACCGATCACCACCTGCGCCAGCTGTACCACCTTCGGTGCGGTTTCCGGATCAACCCAGGCAACTGTAGCTGCTATCGGCGGCACCATGCGCCCGATGCTGCTCGATGCCGGATATAAAAGTTCATTTACTCTGGGACTGATCATTAACGCCAGTGATATCGCCTTTTTGATTCCTCCCAGTATCGGCTTTATTGTCTACGGGGTCGCCACCAGCACCTCAATCGGAACCCTTTTTATCGCCGGAATTCTCCCGGGGCTATTGATCCTGGTGATGTTCTCAGCCTACTGTTACTTCTACTCAAAAGTGAAAAAGATCCCAACACTGCCGAAAGCAAGCTGGGTCGAGCGTAAACAAGCGATCAAAGACGGACTGCCGGTTCTCGGATTTCCAACGATCATCATCGGTGGAATTTATTCCGGCATCTTCAACCCAACGGAAGCAGCCGCAGCCTCAGTGGTCTACGCCATCATCCTCGAAAGCCTCATCTACAAGGCCATCACATTTCCACGTCTGGTCGATTCTTTCCTCCAGACCGGTGTCATCACCGGGGTGGTCTTTATCCTCGTCGGAGCAGGTCAAGCTTTTTCCTTCCTGATCGGCTTCCTGCAGCTTCCAGCTAAATTATTGCCACCATTGTTCGGTCCTGATCCGTCCAGGTTGTGGGTTATTGCAATTATCGTCGTCGTATATTTTGTTGCGTGCATGTTCGTTGACCCGATCGTTGCAATTTTTGTCCTGAGCCCAATTTTCCAACCATACGTTGTCAGTGCCGGAGTTGATCCGATTCTGCTCGGCGTTCTCGTGACCCTGCAAGCCGCTATAGGATCGGCAACACCGCCATTCGGTTGCGATATCTTTACCGCACAGCTCATATTTAGACGCCCCTATCTGGAAGTCATCGGGCACGCACTGCCGTTTTTACTGATTCTGATCCTGGCAACGGTGCTGCTGGTGGCGTTTCCACAGATCGCCCTGTTCCTTCCGAATATGGCACTCGGCGGCTAG
- a CDS encoding M24 family metallopeptidase, which yields MLTFPREEYLARIEKTKQRMQKEGIDCLLISQQANMNYLTGYDGWSFYVHQCVIVSLEQEQPIWIGRGMDANGARILSFLDKENIYEYPDYLVHNTVDHPMHHIAKIIHEKGWDKKTFGVEMDQFYFTHRAYLELEAKLPNAKFVDGNTLVNWVRVIKSDREIEFMKIAGQIAENVMQTAVDSINVGVRECDAAAEIARSQYRGTAEHSGDYPAIVPLMMAGEKTKTPHLTWTEKKFAADEAVLLELSGVYRHYHTPIARTIFLGQNPPPIMTETAAVVTEGLAAALEIIKPGVVAEDVEARWREAIAHSSIVKESRLGYSIGINYPPDWGEHTISLRPGDKTVIQPGMALHLIPGIWYDNVGFEIDASIVVTETGYEHLFNYPVDLVLK from the coding sequence ATGCTGACATTTCCACGCGAAGAATACCTGGCACGGATAGAAAAAACCAAACAACGGATGCAAAAGGAAGGAATAGATTGTCTGCTCATTTCACAGCAGGCCAACATGAACTACCTGACCGGATATGATGGTTGGAGTTTTTACGTCCATCAATGTGTTATCGTCTCTCTTGAGCAGGAACAACCGATCTGGATTGGGCGTGGGATGGATGCCAATGGAGCCAGAATTTTATCATTTCTTGATAAAGAAAATATTTACGAATACCCCGACTATCTGGTTCATAATACGGTGGATCATCCCATGCATCACATCGCCAAAATTATCCATGAAAAAGGCTGGGACAAAAAAACATTCGGTGTCGAAATGGACCAATTCTATTTCACCCACAGAGCATATCTTGAGCTCGAAGCCAAACTCCCCAATGCCAAGTTTGTGGATGGGAATACCTTAGTCAACTGGGTTCGCGTCATCAAATCCGACCGTGAAATCGAATTCATGAAAATCGCAGGCCAGATCGCTGAAAATGTCATGCAAACAGCTGTGGACTCTATCAATGTCGGTGTCCGCGAATGTGATGCTGCTGCCGAGATCGCGCGCTCCCAGTATCGGGGAACAGCAGAGCATTCCGGAGATTATCCAGCCATTGTTCCCCTGATGATGGCAGGTGAAAAAACAAAAACACCGCATCTGACCTGGACTGAAAAAAAGTTTGCAGCGGATGAAGCGGTCTTACTGGAACTGAGTGGTGTTTACCGTCACTATCATACACCGATTGCACGGACCATCTTCCTTGGTCAGAATCCACCACCGATCATGACGGAAACAGCAGCCGTTGTCACCGAAGGTCTTGCTGCGGCTCTCGAAATCATCAAACCCGGTGTTGTCGCAGAGGACGTTGAAGCACGCTGGCGCGAAGCCATTGCTCACTCAAGTATTGTTAAAGAATCTCGCCTTGGGTACTCCATCGGCATTAACTATCCCCCGGATTGGGGTGAGCACACCATCAGTTTGCGCCCTGGAGACAAAACTGTTATTCAACCGGGAATGGCCCTGCATCTTATTCCAGGCATCTGGTATGACAATGTCGGATTTGAAATCGATGCCAGCATTGTTGTCACCGAAACAGGATATGAACATCTGTTCAATTATCCCGTTGATCTGGTTCTCAAGTAG
- a CDS encoding NAD-glutamate dehydrogenase domain-containing protein, with protein sequence MNFSTESPMYQKVARLIGENQTIAKKNLAWLQQEMHPYFFITMHEESEAIATLATIMNSLGANRRSILADTEKTLILARTSMPGALYDTLRTIRERDISYAHIAHSYAPLPGQDTELELQRFEFDRKSHQEIATGLQSVVHVPESVRNNVAAVISKRYPDFKMENLEHLLNVLWLNNPTYVTISPADRVAQILWLYQQIRDNDGIHLDVEETEGFGDEGDEIRIMFAVSNPPQRDFLLQIMEVFTRLGIETKRTYGLTLSNGVHPVFLGTFYVRKKDAPQLVKGTELFSKLRSELFNTQLLQTRSHAYQEFVTKQVMSGEDATLVNAFIAFCHTNLAHSSDLYDLEGVERAFHLQPDLCLQLVELFRTRFDPAKENREELYSQMLDKAVTTVEEYNTGHKRVDAYRRTIFRCCLSFIRNTLKTNFFVDKKQALAFRIDPIYLAELERLFTDDLPSERPFRITFFFGRYGVGYHIGFSDIARGGWRTLIANGRDDYVTCADSMFKENYVLAHTQHLKNKDIYEGGSKMVSVLNAVSINDQVLVNQRLYKLQYGFINAFLDIYVSENGKVKDPNVVDYYGDEEAIELGPDENMHDIMIETIATLAQKRGYILGIGIMSGKKVGINHKEFGVTSAGVVKFAEITMEELGIDYSKDAFTVKMTGGPGGDVAGNAMRLLFDHSPKANINLILDGSGAFYDPQGADREELRRLILTQDIEEFNPQKLHPGGFMLYRNRRRTEGIRELYMKVVKTQSGLDEQWISTDEFYREFNSLPFTVQADIFIPGGGRPETIDRENWQRFFTDDGTPSSRAILEGANSFITPEARIELQKKGIIVMRDASANKCGVISSSYEIIANLVMSTDEFIEHKEAYVADVLGILERRAEDEARLIFKRYNEAKGAKLYTEISDAISKEINKHYSELFNFFQANPESCKDSLFQQAIYRHLPDFLSENKAYHERIQQLPEKYLYAILAVEVATSMTYHGNKESDFMLVAKGHLQRVYDNK encoded by the coding sequence ATGAACTTCTCAACTGAAAGCCCAATGTATCAAAAGGTTGCTCGATTGATCGGTGAAAACCAGACCATTGCCAAAAAGAATCTGGCATGGTTACAGCAGGAGATGCATCCCTACTTTTTTATCACGATGCACGAAGAAAGTGAGGCCATCGCAACTCTTGCGACAATCATGAATTCGCTTGGAGCCAACCGGCGCAGCATTCTGGCTGACACTGAGAAGACCCTTATCCTCGCACGCACCAGCATGCCCGGGGCCCTGTACGATACGCTAAGAACCATTCGTGAACGGGATATTTCCTATGCACACATTGCTCATTCCTATGCCCCCCTCCCCGGTCAGGACACGGAACTGGAGTTGCAGCGTTTTGAGTTCGACAGGAAAAGCCATCAGGAAATTGCGACAGGCTTGCAATCCGTGGTTCATGTTCCTGAGAGTGTTCGCAACAATGTTGCGGCCGTCATCAGCAAGCGTTACCCCGACTTTAAAATGGAGAATCTGGAGCATCTGTTAAATGTTCTCTGGCTGAACAACCCGACCTATGTCACCATCTCCCCAGCCGATCGCGTTGCTCAAATTCTCTGGCTGTACCAGCAGATCAGGGATAATGATGGGATTCATCTTGACGTTGAAGAAACAGAAGGCTTTGGTGATGAGGGTGACGAAATCAGGATCATGTTTGCGGTCAGCAATCCACCTCAACGTGACTTTTTGCTACAGATCATGGAAGTATTCACCCGCCTCGGCATTGAGACAAAAAGAACTTATGGACTCACTTTGAGTAATGGTGTTCATCCCGTTTTTCTGGGGACATTTTATGTGCGTAAAAAAGATGCTCCTCAGCTTGTCAAAGGGACGGAGCTGTTCAGCAAACTCCGCTCAGAACTGTTCAACACCCAACTGCTGCAAACCCGTTCTCACGCATACCAGGAATTTGTGACCAAGCAGGTCATGAGCGGTGAAGATGCAACATTGGTTAACGCTTTTATCGCTTTTTGCCACACCAATCTGGCTCACAGCAGTGACTTGTATGATCTTGAAGGTGTTGAACGGGCATTTCACCTGCAACCGGACCTTTGCCTGCAACTGGTCGAACTCTTCCGGACCCGTTTTGATCCAGCCAAAGAGAACCGCGAGGAACTCTATTCACAGATGTTGGACAAGGCTGTCACCACAGTCGAAGAATATAATACCGGTCATAAGCGGGTTGATGCTTACCGCCGCACAATCTTCCGCTGCTGCCTCTCCTTTATCCGCAATACACTGAAGACCAACTTTTTTGTCGACAAAAAACAGGCCCTTGCCTTCAGGATTGATCCGATTTATCTGGCGGAGCTGGAGCGTTTGTTCACCGATGATCTGCCTTCAGAACGCCCGTTCCGTATCACCTTCTTCTTCGGTCGCTATGGAGTCGGTTACCATATCGGTTTCTCTGATATTGCCCGTGGCGGATGGCGAACATTGATTGCCAACGGTCGTGATGATTATGTCACCTGCGCCGACAGCATGTTCAAAGAAAACTATGTCCTCGCTCATACCCAGCACCTGAAAAACAAAGACATCTACGAAGGTGGATCCAAGATGGTTTCGGTGCTGAATGCGGTCAGCATCAATGATCAGGTTCTGGTTAATCAACGTTTGTACAAACTGCAGTATGGCTTTATCAACGCTTTTCTGGATATTTATGTCAGTGAAAACGGCAAGGTTAAAGACCCGAATGTTGTTGACTATTATGGCGACGAAGAAGCGATTGAGCTTGGTCCTGATGAAAACATGCATGACATCATGATCGAAACCATCGCCACTCTGGCACAAAAACGTGGCTATATCCTGGGTATTGGGATCATGTCAGGGAAAAAGGTGGGCATTAACCATAAAGAGTTCGGTGTCACGTCTGCCGGGGTCGTCAAGTTTGCCGAAATCACCATGGAAGAACTGGGCATCGATTACAGCAAAGATGCGTTTACCGTTAAAATGACCGGTGGCCCTGGCGGTGATGTTGCCGGTAACGCCATGCGACTGTTATTCGACCACAGCCCGAAAGCCAATATAAATCTGATTCTGGATGGCAGTGGTGCTTTTTACGACCCTCAGGGCGCGGATCGTGAGGAGCTTCGACGTCTCATTCTGACCCAGGATATTGAAGAATTTAATCCGCAAAAACTCCATCCGGGTGGCTTCATGCTCTATCGCAATCGCCGTCGTACCGAAGGGATACGCGAACTATACATGAAGGTTGTCAAGACGCAAAGTGGACTGGACGAGCAGTGGATTTCAACTGATGAATTCTACCGTGAGTTCAACAGCTTGCCTTTTACCGTACAAGCCGACATCTTTATTCCCGGCGGGGGACGTCCGGAAACCATCGACCGTGAAAACTGGCAACGTTTCTTTACTGATGACGGAACCCCTTCTTCCCGTGCTATCCTTGAAGGCGCAAACTCCTTCATCACCCCGGAAGCCCGTATTGAATTACAGAAAAAAGGCATTATCGTCATGCGTGACGCTTCCGCCAACAAATGCGGCGTCATCTCTTCATCCTACGAAATCATAGCCAACCTGGTCATGAGCACAGACGAGTTTATTGAACACAAAGAAGCTTATGTTGCTGATGTGCTTGGAATCCTCGAACGCCGTGCTGAAGATGAAGCACGACTGATTTTCAAGCGTTACAATGAAGCTAAAGGGGCTAAACTTTACACCGAGATCTCCGATGCCATCAGTAAGGAGATCAACAAACATTATTCAGAGTTGTTCAACTTTTTCCAGGCCAACCCGGAGAGCTGTAAAGACTCCCTGTTTCAGCAGGCAATTTACAGACATCTCCCCGATTTCCTGAGTGAAAATAAAGCCTATCATGAGCGCATCCAACAGCTACCGGAAAAATATCTGTACGCAATCCTCGCAGTCGAGGTCGCGACGTCCATGACTTATCACGGCAATAAAGAAAGTGATTTCATGCTTGTAGCTAAAGGCCATCTACAGCGCGTTTACGATAACAAATAA
- a CDS encoding proline racemase family protein: MTQMPGHDFQANNLRVMQDYFHSETPEQLHIDNITYDGDDHLITFTDMVVPGESLLEQMNYMEQHRDNIRTQLLGDVPTRCVDLIVPPKDPRAVAGYIIMETMGYPPFSGSNTLSTGYSLLQNGFVEQQEGKHSFFIECAAGLSEITYESENGKIKMVSITGQDVYLAHSGLDLTICDKNLKIPVVYSGGFYLMIPSKEIPIELKAANYDEFIKIGKKAVEDARAIYNPKHLTVGDVGPIPFANFMEDKQPSGHYVGATFVYPDVICYCPTGTGASAHTLMRYLSGEANIGDRVEVQSPIGSTMYIDILGADQLEGHQRLQLRINGLPTPKEVQIQTIA; the protein is encoded by the coding sequence ATGACACAGATGCCCGGACATGATTTTCAAGCGAATAACCTTCGCGTTATGCAAGATTACTTTCATAGTGAAACACCTGAACAACTCCATATCGATAATATAACCTATGACGGTGATGATCATTTGATCACCTTTACTGACATGGTGGTTCCCGGTGAAAGCCTGCTGGAACAAATGAATTATATGGAACAGCATCGGGATAATATCCGTACCCAACTTCTGGGTGATGTTCCAACGCGCTGTGTCGACCTGATTGTACCACCGAAAGATCCACGTGCCGTCGCCGGTTACATCATTATGGAGACAATGGGCTATCCTCCATTTTCCGGGTCCAATACCCTCAGCACCGGTTATTCATTGCTGCAGAACGGATTTGTCGAGCAGCAGGAAGGCAAACACAGCTTCTTCATCGAATGTGCTGCCGGACTATCTGAAATCACCTACGAATCGGAAAATGGTAAGATCAAAATGGTCAGTATCACCGGCCAAGATGTTTACCTCGCTCATAGCGGACTGGATCTCACCATCTGCGACAAGAATCTTAAAATCCCTGTTGTTTACAGCGGCGGATTCTATTTGATGATTCCCAGCAAAGAAATTCCGATAGAGCTTAAAGCGGCAAACTACGACGAATTTATCAAAATCGGCAAAAAAGCAGTCGAAGATGCGCGGGCAATCTACAATCCAAAACATTTGACGGTTGGTGACGTGGGACCGATTCCCTTTGCCAACTTCATGGAAGACAAACAACCATCCGGACATTATGTCGGGGCAACCTTTGTCTATCCCGATGTCATCTGCTACTGTCCGACCGGAACTGGAGCTTCGGCTCATACCCTGATGCGCTATCTTTCGGGAGAGGCAAACATCGGTGACCGGGTTGAGGTTCAGTCGCCAATCGGCTCGACTATGTACATCGATATCCTGGGTGCGGATCAGCTTGAAGGTCATCAGCGGCTACAGCTCAGAATTAATGGCCTGCCAACTCCAAAAGAAGTTCAGATTCAAACCATTGCCTGA
- a CDS encoding FAD-dependent oxidoreductase → MKLTETDVLVIGSGAAGFYAAIRAAESGMRITLWEKGLAGRSGGTVSGAGPSAYGSFSDPEDSADSLFRDTVEGGSYLSDQPLVRILADEARLRIQELEDWGIRFDKNSDGSYLIYTAGGHSYPRVMAISDRVGLQMSKVLRTKLHTFENVTFGEDTLATKILVNDGQVSGAVGVDFRNGETVCMQAPSVILATGGVGQLYPVTSNPIQVTGDGMAIAYEAGANLINMEQVQFFPCGIVYPPSLQGFILGIQEYAKLYNSKNERFMEKYEPEKLELTTRDRLARGIHSEITAGRGTEHGGVWLDAMDLDPEIYKSFLHEIEVSAERGYDYRKQRLEIAPSVHYFMGGVEIDTDTSTSLPGLFAAGECSGGLQGGNRLSGNALSELLVFGSRAGVAAVKHAKEATNSTCGDQGQAEEDRIIKALNRPKSEITPNEGKKLLRTIMAEYMGVTRTGKGLQKAAKELRKLKEILPTVYVQGSSLQFNQSLQSYLELEKMVTISQTMVAAATIRKESRGAHYREDYPEWDRSIAPQCTLACTEGQKPVIKTRPVKMTEMTPEQSA, encoded by the coding sequence ATGAAATTGACTGAAACAGATGTGCTGGTCATCGGCTCAGGAGCAGCAGGTTTTTACGCAGCCATCCGGGCAGCCGAATCCGGTATGCGGATCACCCTGTGGGAAAAAGGTCTGGCCGGTCGTAGCGGCGGCACCGTCAGCGGTGCCGGACCCTCGGCCTACGGCTCTTTTAGCGACCCGGAAGATTCAGCCGACAGCCTCTTCCGGGATACCGTCGAAGGGGGATCTTACCTGAGCGATCAACCTCTGGTTCGTATCCTTGCAGATGAAGCCCGTCTCCGTATTCAGGAGTTGGAAGACTGGGGAATCCGTTTTGACAAAAACAGCGATGGTTCTTATCTCATCTATACCGCCGGAGGTCACAGCTATCCGCGGGTGATGGCGATCAGCGACCGGGTTGGCTTGCAGATGTCCAAAGTTTTAAGAACCAAGCTCCACACCTTTGAAAACGTCACCTTTGGTGAGGATACCCTGGCCACAAAAATCCTCGTCAATGATGGACAGGTCAGCGGCGCCGTTGGCGTCGATTTCCGCAACGGTGAAACCGTCTGTATGCAAGCACCCTCTGTTATCCTGGCGACCGGCGGCGTCGGTCAACTTTACCCGGTCACCAGTAATCCGATTCAGGTCACCGGTGACGGCATGGCAATCGCCTATGAAGCGGGGGCGAACCTGATCAACATGGAACAGGTTCAATTTTTTCCTTGCGGTATCGTTTATCCACCATCCCTACAAGGCTTTATCCTGGGAATTCAGGAATATGCCAAACTCTACAACAGCAAGAACGAGCGCTTCATGGAGAAGTATGAGCCGGAAAAATTAGAACTGACCACACGTGATCGTCTTGCCCGCGGTATCCATTCTGAAATCACAGCAGGCCGTGGCACCGAACATGGTGGCGTCTGGCTTGACGCCATGGATCTGGACCCCGAAATTTATAAGAGCTTTCTGCATGAAATTGAGGTTTCAGCCGAACGCGGTTACGACTATCGTAAGCAACGCCTTGAGATCGCCCCTTCTGTCCACTATTTTATGGGTGGAGTTGAAATTGATACAGATACGAGCACCTCTCTGCCGGGGCTATTTGCGGCCGGGGAGTGCTCCGGAGGGCTTCAAGGCGGCAACCGCCTCAGCGGCAATGCCCTTTCTGAATTGCTGGTCTTCGGTTCACGTGCAGGCGTTGCTGCGGTCAAGCATGCCAAGGAAGCAACCAACAGCACCTGTGGAGATCAAGGACAAGCTGAAGAAGATCGCATCATCAAGGCTCTCAATCGTCCCAAATCAGAAATAACCCCGAATGAGGGCAAAAAATTATTACGGACAATTATGGCCGAATACATGGGGGTAACCCGAACCGGGAAAGGACTTCAAAAAGCGGCAAAAGAGCTCCGGAAACTTAAGGAAATCCTGCCTACGGTTTATGTTCAAGGGTCCTCTCTCCAATTCAACCAGAGTCTGCAATCTTATCTTGAGCTTGAGAAGATGGTCACCATTTCGCAAACAATGGTGGCTGCCGCGACGATCAGAAAAGAAAGCCGTGGTGCACATTACCGGGAAGATTATCCGGAGTGGGACAGATCAATCGCCCCCCAATGCACCCTGGCCTGCACAGAAGGCCAGAAACCTGTCATCAAGACCAGACCGGTAAAGATGACGGAAATGACGCCGGAGCAATCGGCTTAA